GTTGGGGTTAGAGCCGGGTCCCTTCCTCCGGTATCATTCGGTGTGGACAGACGACTTCCGGCCGGCTACGGCCGTAGCTTGCGGAGGTTGATCCGGGACGAGCGCGTCCAAATATCCGAGAGGCTTTCGGCAAACATGCTGCGCAGAACCTACGACCCATCCTACTTTGACTCCGTTCTCTTCCGCACGAAGGCCGCATCTCAGCGCAATCGAAAGCGCATCCAGTTGATCCTCTCCCGGCGGCCGGCTGGGGAGCTCCTGGAGATCGGTTGCGGCAAGGGTCACTTGCTCCAACTCGCTTCCCACTCCTTCTCGGTGTCGGGTTTTGAGCTGTCGGGTTATGCGACCCAGGCCCTCGACCCGGCCGTTCGCGAGCGGATCACGATCGCCGACATCGAGCGCGTCTCTCTCCCGACGAGCCAGTACGACGTGGTTGTGGCCTTCAATGTGCTGGAGCATCTGGAATCCCCCGGACCCGTCTTGAAGGGAATCTGTCAAGCCCTGAAGCCGGAAGGGGTGCTGGTCGGCTCGGTTCCGCTCAAACACAGTCTGGTCGGGCACCTGCATACCGCCCTGACGAACGTCTTCGACC
This genomic interval from Anaerolineales bacterium contains the following:
- a CDS encoding class I SAM-dependent methyltransferase, yielding MLRRTYDPSYFDSVLFRTKAASQRNRKRIQLILSRRPAGELLEIGCGKGHLLQLASHSFSVSGFELSGYATQALDPAVRERITIADIERVSLPTSQYDVVVAFNVLEHLESPGPVLKGICQALKPEGVLVGSVPLKHSLVGHLHTALTNVFDRTHRSTLSLRKWQQAFRAAGFPEQDLFGEIQLGPNHALYVRTPAWQHISLNLVFVLAGEASLAGSAAA